A stretch of the Flavobacterium aquiphilum genome encodes the following:
- the rbfA gene encoding 30S ribosome-binding factor RbfA — protein METNRQKKIGGVLQKDLVDILQGEVRKNGITNLIISVSKVSVTTDLSVASVYLSIFPQEKAKETLEAIKTNTSLIKHDLSQRVRLQLRKVPNLVFFIDDSLDYIEKIDNALANKENPIENRDLLEKRRHS, from the coding sequence ATGGAAACAAATAGACAGAAAAAAATAGGCGGAGTTCTCCAAAAAGATTTGGTTGATATCTTGCAAGGTGAAGTGAGAAAAAACGGAATTACGAATTTGATAATTTCGGTATCCAAGGTTTCGGTGACTACGGATTTGTCTGTGGCTTCGGTGTATTTAAGTATTTTTCCTCAGGAGAAAGCTAAGGAAACCCTGGAGGCAATAAAAACAAATACGTCTTTGATTAAGCATGACTTGTCCCAAAGAGTACGTTTGCAATTGCGCAAAGTGCCTAATTTGGTTTTCTTTATTGATGATTCTTTGGATTATATCGAGAAGATTGATAATGCATTAGCAAATAAGGAAAATCCGATAGAGAATAGAGACTTATTGGAAAAACGCAGACATTCATAA